A region of Candidatus Defluviilinea gracilis DNA encodes the following proteins:
- a CDS encoding CfrBI family restriction endonuclease, translated as MPKNKKPLNALTDLISPADLDLLSASGSQLVEQIGLDVVRGVVLDILTGKNLRDSTEALTRRRIATLNLATMELFIRGSANSKDFINQLPKIATDILSKGNLSKAERWLAQWILGLTDKAFQNVLRDDPEAIAEYRDRYIQICDEVIGTRKTEKGSLRGEITINGNQKAQINWLWMTYLLNTIGAQTLAIRGSEKSAYGKLFEKLVLGSLLHILGFKHTTPPPQEYEKVFWLSSRNEKRESDATLLYELGKGVRFDIGFIGRGNPEISLDKVTRFEREISLGRSKFFMATIILVDRIGANSRIERMAEEVQGTIIQMSAGYWPKQVAQVLNKTIGFRHDLLRMNDNEVEKHLRKAIRKVPLEQFIGLSKNFGGQFIKEEQEQYNLFDENSDYE; from the coding sequence ATGCCTAAAAACAAAAAACCGCTAAATGCCCTAACTGACTTAATCTCGCCTGCTGATTTAGACTTACTATCAGCAAGCGGAAGTCAACTTGTTGAGCAAATAGGCTTGGACGTTGTTCGCGGTGTTGTGCTAGATATTCTCACAGGTAAGAACTTGCGAGATTCAACCGAAGCGTTGACGCGGCGCAGAATCGCCACATTGAATTTAGCAACAATGGAATTATTTATTAGAGGTTCGGCAAACTCCAAAGACTTTATCAATCAGCTTCCGAAAATCGCTACTGACATTCTTTCTAAAGGGAATTTATCCAAAGCCGAAAGATGGCTGGCTCAATGGATTCTTGGGTTGACGGATAAAGCATTTCAAAATGTTTTGAGGGATGATCCCGAGGCAATTGCAGAATACAGGGATAGATATATTCAGATTTGCGACGAAGTTATCGGCACAAGAAAAACAGAGAAGGGATCACTGCGTGGCGAAATTACAATCAATGGAAATCAAAAAGCTCAAATCAATTGGCTTTGGATGACCTACCTTCTGAATACCATCGGAGCGCAAACACTTGCAATTCGCGGGTCAGAAAAATCTGCTTATGGCAAACTATTTGAGAAATTGGTACTTGGCTCTCTTCTTCATATTTTAGGCTTCAAACACACTACGCCTCCCCCACAAGAGTACGAAAAAGTATTTTGGCTTTCTTCAAGAAATGAAAAACGAGAAAGTGACGCAACGTTGCTCTACGAATTAGGTAAAGGCGTACGATTTGACATTGGCTTCATTGGGAGAGGAAATCCTGAAATCTCTTTAGACAAGGTAACACGCTTTGAAAGAGAAATTTCATTGGGTCGCTCAAAATTTTTTATGGCAACTATCATTCTTGTTGACCGCATCGGAGCAAACAGCAGAATAGAACGCATGGCTGAAGAGGTGCAAGGGACAATCATTCAGATGAGTGCGGGCTATTGGCCCAAGCAAGTTGCCCAAGTATTAAACAAAACTATTGGATTCAGACACGATCTACTTCGTATGAACGACAATGAAGTGGAGAAACATCTGCGCAAAGCAATTCGAAAAGTTCCACTGGAACAGTTTATAGGATTATCAAAAAATTTTGGGGGACAATTTATAAAAGAAGAGCAAGAACAATACAACTTATTTGATGAAAATTCAGATTACGAATGA
- a CDS encoding site-specific DNA-methyltransferase, producing MLTKSTVATKRKYNVLDVKSAKKVATFWLERAKLEKAIDFGLPEVDDRYHIWRVPLVGKTSNDRIGEVVIDAYTSLIVEDKSTNTEVLESRLLGRNGHKKTKSKKQNGSYVLSSLRNTIAQGDSEELLQELPAGSVNLIFTSPPYYNARPEYTDYVTYEEYLLKIRKVIQNAHRVLAEGCFFVMNISPVLVRRASRNEASRRIAVPFDMHRLFIDEGYDFIDDIVWEKPEGAGWATGRGRRFAADRNPLQYKPVPVTEYILVYRKHTEKLIDWNIRAHPDKETVKASKVGDGYDRTNIWKITPAHDHRHPAIFPVELAERVIKYYSFKGDVVLDPFAGIGTVGKAAVKLHRRFVLLEQNPKYISIIQEEAKSWLGKEAKQIHTINCAPIDSGNMLF from the coding sequence ATGCTTACGAAATCTACGGTTGCCACAAAAAGAAAATACAATGTTTTGGACGTAAAATCTGCCAAGAAGGTTGCTACTTTTTGGCTTGAACGAGCAAAATTAGAAAAAGCAATTGATTTTGGTTTACCAGAGGTTGACGATCGTTATCACATTTGGCGCGTACCGCTTGTGGGGAAAACATCAAATGACCGAATTGGCGAAGTGGTAATTGACGCCTATACTTCTTTAATCGTTGAAGACAAATCCACAAACACAGAAGTTCTTGAATCACGTCTACTCGGACGAAACGGTCATAAAAAAACTAAATCAAAGAAACAAAATGGTAGCTACGTTTTGTCATCTCTGAGAAATACAATCGCACAGGGCGACAGCGAAGAGTTATTGCAAGAACTTCCAGCAGGCAGCGTTAACTTAATTTTCACTTCGCCGCCTTATTACAATGCCCGTCCAGAATACACCGACTATGTTACTTACGAAGAATATCTTCTAAAAATCCGAAAGGTCATTCAAAACGCGCATCGGGTTTTGGCAGAAGGATGTTTCTTTGTAATGAACATTTCCCCCGTGCTTGTACGTCGAGCAAGCCGCAATGAAGCCTCGCGCAGAATTGCGGTGCCTTTTGATATGCACAGATTATTCATCGACGAAGGCTATGACTTTATTGACGATATCGTTTGGGAAAAACCAGAAGGCGCGGGCTGGGCAACAGGTCGCGGCAGGAGATTTGCAGCGGATAGAAATCCATTGCAATACAAACCTGTTCCCGTCACAGAATACATTTTGGTATACCGAAAGCATACCGAAAAACTAATTGATTGGAATATCCGCGCTCATCCAGACAAAGAAACTGTGAAAGCGTCAAAAGTTGGCGATGGTTATGATCGCACTAATATTTGGAAGATCACTCCCGCTCATGATCACAGACACCCTGCCATTTTTCCCGTCGAATTGGCAGAAAGGGTAATCAAATATTATTCATTCAAAGGCGACGTCGTACTTGACCCGTTTGCTGGAATTGGCACAGTCGGAAAAGCCGCCGTCAAACTTCACCGACGATTTGTATTACTTGAACAAAATCCAAAATATATTTCAATTATTCAAGAAGAAGCAAAATCTTGGCTTGGTAAAGAAGCAAAGCAAATTCATACGATCAACTGCGCACCAATTGACTCTGGCAATATGTTATTTTGA
- a CDS encoding DUF2283 domain-containing protein: protein MRIKHFEATDTAIVELSKNPSVETWELNENLYIDLDDQGFIVSITIEHADKFAEMDELLYQHIPASSPMVK from the coding sequence ATGCGTATCAAGCACTTTGAAGCAACAGACACAGCAATAGTGGAATTGTCCAAAAATCCATCTGTTGAGACTTGGGAATTAAACGAAAATCTCTACATTGATCTTGACGATCAAGGGTTTATTGTCAGCATTACCATCGAACACGCTGACAAGTTTGCGGAAATGGATGAATTGCTTTATCAACACATTCCTGCAAGTTCTCCAATGGTAAAATAA
- the priA gene encoding primosomal protein N', with translation MTSFVQIVINVPAIAGVFDYVVPQSLVGMVGVGHLVIVPFGKQTVQGVVFRFIDQPSVRDVKEVIELVDPEPVLTQAQIALAEAMAESTLAPLAAVVGLFLPVGLSQQVDTLYDLRLSINDLRLPEGSGISPKTQRLTIEDRLLNLLRVRGSLRGRQIDTHFSKVDWRKTAGFLVRKGVLSARSVLPPPRVRSKFIRVAQLAVTPEEAEVEMPTLGMKQTLARRQSALRFLIQQPDAINVSWVYAESGCNLADLQELEERGLIRLFESEVFRDPLEKTGKQVNKETSTQVIELTPEQSSSLNEITKAIRSTQYEVFLLHGVTGSGKTEIYLRAAEDVVKRGGQVIVLVPEIALTPQTVRRFLNRFPGQVGLVHSKLSEGERYDTWRRARAGKLKVIIGARSALFAPLPNIGLIVADECHDSSFHQAEPPFYHAVDVAQTYARLCGAVCVLGSATPTIEQRFKSETNQLHKLDLPKRIVESGLPPVHIVDMRDELKAGQRGIFSRLLLRELESTLQRGEQAILFLNRRGTSTYVFCRDCGHVLKCPNCDTPLTFHTEDKERLLCHHCGYERGKPKTCPQCGGKQIREFGLGSEKVEAEVNALFPKARTLRWDWDTTRQKDAHEMILTHFANHKADVLVGTQMLAKGLDLPMVTLVGIVLADVGLHLPDPFAAERVFQVLTQVAGRAGRGERGGKVVLQTFDPANQVIQSAAGHDVDGFYQHELENRKRLGYPPFARLVRLEFRSDDQASAEKEAKRVAEKLSIVHRPSSNVIGPVPCFFSKVAGLYRWQIILRGSNPKELLRDVKLDGWRIEVDPISLL, from the coding sequence ATGACCTCCTTCGTTCAAATCGTCATCAACGTGCCAGCCATTGCGGGAGTGTTCGATTATGTCGTACCCCAATCCCTCGTGGGGATGGTGGGAGTTGGGCATTTGGTCATCGTCCCATTTGGCAAACAGACCGTGCAGGGAGTTGTCTTCCGCTTCATTGACCAGCCGTCTGTGCGCGATGTGAAAGAGGTCATCGAACTCGTTGACCCTGAGCCAGTTTTGACTCAAGCGCAGATCGCGTTGGCGGAGGCGATGGCAGAGTCCACACTCGCGCCGTTGGCGGCGGTGGTGGGATTGTTTTTGCCAGTGGGGTTAAGTCAACAAGTGGATACGCTTTACGATTTACGATTGTCGATTAACGATTTACGATTACCCGAGGGGAGTGGGATTAGCCCGAAGACTCAACGATTGACAATTGAAGATCGGTTGTTGAATCTGTTGCGAGTTAGAGGCTCATTGCGCGGACGTCAAATTGACACTCACTTCTCCAAAGTGGACTGGCGCAAGACGGCGGGATTTCTCGTGAGAAAAGGCGTGTTGTCGGCGCGGTCTGTGTTGCCGCCGCCGAGGGTGAGATCAAAGTTCATTCGCGTTGCCCAGCTTGCAGTCACACCAGAAGAAGCGGAAGTTGAGATGCCGACTCTGGGGATGAAGCAGACGCTCGCGCGTAGGCAGTCCGCGTTGCGATTCTTGATCCAGCAACCCGACGCGATCAACGTCTCGTGGGTGTACGCCGAAAGCGGATGCAATCTCGCCGACTTGCAAGAACTCGAAGAGCGCGGCTTGATTCGATTGTTCGAGAGCGAAGTGTTTCGTGATCCGTTGGAGAAAACAGGTAAACAGGTAAACAAGGAAACAAGTACACAAGTAATTGAACTTACACCTGAGCAGAGCTCTTCACTCAACGAAATCACAAAAGCAATACGCAGTACGCAATACGAAGTATTTCTTTTACATGGCGTCACAGGTTCAGGTAAAACAGAAATTTATTTACGCGCCGCTGAAGACGTGGTGAAGCGCGGAGGACAAGTGATCGTGCTTGTGCCTGAGATCGCGCTCACACCGCAGACCGTGCGACGATTCTTGAATCGATTCCCTGGGCAAGTGGGGCTTGTCCATTCGAAACTTTCGGAGGGCGAGCGATATGACACGTGGCGTCGCGCGCGCGCGGGCAAGCTCAAGGTCATCATCGGCGCGAGAAGCGCGCTCTTCGCGCCTCTGCCGAACATCGGTCTCATCGTTGCGGATGAATGTCACGACTCGTCGTTCCATCAAGCCGAGCCGCCGTTCTATCACGCGGTGGACGTGGCGCAGACGTACGCGCGTCTCTGCGGCGCGGTGTGTGTGCTAGGCTCTGCCACGCCGACAATTGAACAGCGATTCAAATCCGAAACGAATCAACTTCATAAATTGGATTTACCCAAACGCATCGTCGAATCAGGATTGCCTCCCGTCCACATCGTGGACATGCGCGACGAATTGAAAGCGGGTCAACGCGGGATCTTCAGTCGGCTTCTGCTTCGTGAACTTGAGTCCACGCTTCAGCGCGGCGAACAGGCGATCCTCTTCCTCAACCGACGCGGGACTTCAACGTACGTATTCTGCCGCGATTGCGGACATGTGTTGAAGTGTCCCAACTGCGACACGCCGCTGACATTTCACACGGAAGATAAAGAACGATTGCTCTGTCACCACTGCGGATACGAACGCGGCAAGCCGAAGACTTGTCCGCAGTGTGGAGGGAAACAGATCCGCGAGTTTGGGCTCGGCAGTGAAAAGGTTGAAGCGGAAGTCAACGCGTTGTTCCCCAAAGCACGGACTCTGCGCTGGGACTGGGACACGACACGCCAAAAAGACGCGCACGAAATGATCCTCACACACTTTGCGAATCACAAAGCGGATGTGTTGGTCGGCACGCAAATGCTCGCCAAAGGATTGGACTTGCCGATGGTCACTCTTGTCGGCATCGTGCTTGCGGATGTGGGTCTGCATCTGCCTGATCCGTTCGCGGCGGAACGAGTCTTTCAAGTGTTGACTCAAGTGGCAGGGCGCGCGGGTCGCGGTGAACGCGGCGGGAAAGTTGTCTTGCAAACGTTTGACCCTGCGAATCAAGTCATCCAGTCTGCGGCGGGGCATGACGTGGACGGCTTTTATCAGCACGAGTTGGAGAATCGCAAGCGGCTAGGCTATCCTCCGTTCGCGCGTCTGGTGCGACTCGAATTCAGGAGCGACGACCAAGCGTCGGCTGAGAAAGAAGCGAAACGTGTTGCGGAGAAGTTGTCCATCGTCCATCGTCCATCGTCTAACGTCATTGGACCCGTCCCGTGTTTCTTTTCCAAAGTGGCGGGGTTGTATAGGTGGCAGATCATCCTGCGCGGATCGAATCCAAAAGAATTGTTGCGCGACGTAAAACTCGACGGTTGGCGCATAGAAGTTGATCCGATTAGTTTGCTATAA
- a CDS encoding phosphoribosyltransferase gives MQPEPRRELISWDEVDRLIDHLIPQFKREFTAMVIITRGGIVPAGMLAEAMDITHVLTAAVDFPAQLAKEKSIMAWPEFIQFPADEKMRGRPTLIVDDIWGSGRTITAVKNRVSAAGGFPETCVLHFNPYRNLFGNNRPDYYAAVTDAYIVYPWEVDRGTDQVLLGEI, from the coding sequence ATGCAACCCGAACCTCGACGCGAATTAATTTCATGGGATGAAGTGGATCGTCTCATTGACCATCTCATCCCGCAATTCAAACGCGAATTCACCGCGATGGTCATCATCACGCGCGGCGGCATCGTCCCTGCGGGCATGCTTGCCGAAGCGATGGACATCACGCACGTCCTCACCGCGGCGGTAGACTTCCCCGCGCAACTCGCCAAAGAAAAATCCATCATGGCGTGGCCCGAGTTCATCCAATTCCCCGCCGACGAAAAAATGCGCGGTCGCCCAACTCTCATCGTGGACGACATCTGGGGATCGGGTCGCACCATCACCGCGGTCAAGAATCGCGTCTCTGCCGCGGGCGGCTTCCCCGAAACGTGCGTCCTGCATTTCAACCCGTATCGAAACCTGTTCGGCAACAATCGCCCCGATTACTACGCCGCCGTCACCGACGCCTACATCGTCTACCCGTGGGAAGTGGATCGGGGAACGGATCAAGTTTTGCTCGGAGAAATATAA
- a CDS encoding copper chaperone PCu(A)C, protein MKKKSIVLFSIFLLVAACAPKEGIEIRDAWIRSAPQGGNSALYFVIHNYSADDELVGVSTEIAAAVEIHETSMAGDVMQMRMVESVPLVSGEDVEFASGGLHVMLVGLKEEAKVGDMVEVVLHFKNSEDIVLHVPVQEGADEHGGHDG, encoded by the coding sequence ATGAAAAAAAAGTCGATCGTGCTGTTCAGTATTTTTCTGTTGGTTGCCGCCTGCGCGCCTAAGGAGGGGATTGAGATTCGCGACGCGTGGATAAGGTCCGCCCCACAGGGCGGAAACAGCGCGTTGTATTTTGTGATCCACAATTATTCGGCGGACGATGAACTGGTCGGCGTTTCGACGGAGATCGCGGCGGCGGTGGAGATCCACGAGACGAGCATGGCGGGCGATGTGATGCAGATGCGGATGGTCGAGTCGGTGCCGCTGGTTTCGGGCGAGGATGTGGAGTTTGCGTCGGGCGGCTTGCATGTGATGTTGGTGGGTCTCAAGGAAGAGGCGAAAGTAGGAGATATGGTGGAGGTCGTTTTGCACTTCAAGAACAGCGAGGATATTGTTCTACACGTCCCCGTGCAAGAAGGGGCAGATGAGCATGGCGGGCATGATGGTTGA
- a CDS encoding glycosyltransferase has protein sequence MIYLVLSSVFCIGGIVVVYWLHSHSRIDIIVKPASPPQNAPLISICIPARNEEQNIRVCVESALMQNYPNFEIIVLDDRSTDATPRILAELATLDSRLHPISGSDLPSGWVGKPHALHQASTSARGEWLCFVDADTFLSPQALSSCYVKAMEVQADLFTTLHRQIMGSFWEKAVMPIVVTALSVGFNPRKVNDPTYKDAIASGQFILIRREVYEKIGGHASVRDQIVEDQALAERVKWSGDRLALADGTALISTRMYTSLSSMWEGWTKNMYLGLRGQPVLMWLGVIGASLALMAALLLPIWLGLGLLWMINGGGLIALIVLTEALTLWGAILIARGWAASQMGISPLYSLSTPLGAGIFAAMMIASAWLTLSGKGVSWRGRHYAQLK, from the coding sequence ATGATCTATCTTGTCCTTTCATCAGTTTTTTGCATCGGGGGAATTGTCGTAGTCTATTGGCTGCACAGCCATTCCCGCATTGACATCATCGTCAAACCCGCGTCGCCTCCGCAAAACGCGCCGCTCATTTCGATCTGCATTCCCGCGCGGAACGAGGAGCAGAATATCCGGGTGTGCGTCGAATCGGCGCTCATGCAGAATTATCCAAACTTCGAGATTATCGTTCTGGATGATCGCTCTACCGACGCGACTCCTCGCATTTTGGCGGAACTCGCCACCCTCGATTCACGCCTCCACCCCATCAGCGGGTCGGACCTCCCTTCGGGCTGGGTCGGCAAACCTCACGCCTTGCACCAAGCCTCCACGTCGGCGCGAGGCGAGTGGCTATGCTTCGTAGACGCGGACACTTTTCTTTCGCCGCAAGCGCTCTCCTCCTGCTACGTCAAAGCGATGGAGGTTCAAGCGGATTTGTTTACCACGCTTCACCGTCAGATCATGGGATCGTTTTGGGAGAAAGCCGTTATGCCCATTGTGGTCACCGCGCTGTCGGTCGGTTTTAATCCGCGCAAAGTAAACGACCCGACTTACAAAGACGCCATCGCCAGCGGACAATTCATCCTCATCCGCCGCGAGGTCTACGAGAAAATCGGCGGGCATGCCAGCGTGCGCGACCAGATCGTCGAAGATCAAGCTCTGGCGGAGCGCGTCAAGTGGAGCGGGGATCGTCTCGCGCTTGCCGACGGGACTGCGCTCATTAGCACACGAATGTACACATCGTTAAGTTCCATGTGGGAAGGCTGGACAAAGAATATGTACCTCGGGCTTCGCGGTCAACCTGTCTTGATGTGGCTCGGAGTCATTGGAGCGTCGCTGGCGTTGATGGCGGCGTTACTCCTACCGATCTGGCTGGGATTGGGGTTGCTATGGATGATTAACGGCGGCGGATTGATCGCGCTGATCGTTCTCACCGAAGCGCTGACCCTTTGGGGTGCGATTCTGATCGCGCGCGGATGGGCGGCGAGTCAAATGGGAATTTCTCCGCTCTATTCGCTCTCCACACCTCTTGGCGCGGGCATCTTCGCCGCGATGATGATCGCATCCGCATGGCTGACGCTTTCGGGCAAAGGCGTCAGTTGGCGCGGAAGGCATTATGCCCAACTCAAATAA
- a CDS encoding SMC family ATPase — MIPLHLRISGFLSYRDPVELDFNSFDLACISGHNGAGKSSLLDAITWSLFGEARGKSSDVINLHADVKAAEVILTFKHEDNTYRVQRSLPRGKSTVLEFQILDDGRWTIDQEGKSNVKGQSSMVNGTWKPLTEKTTRDTQARIEQTLRLDYETFVNASFFLQGKADQFTQQNASKRKEVLSNILGLEIWDEYKNRAAEKRKAIESEVEIIDGRVAEIDAELAEEEARKIRLGELQSSLKQLSAAREAQESVMQNLKRNAALVEEQRKMTSTLAAGLERSRAALASLESRLAEKESDRASYADLVNRAKEIEAEYKAWQKARKELENWEKTAAEFHDHQKERAPLQERISVEKAKLEEERRSLAVEEEEIGNQLSVNSELKSGIEKTQKLLGESEAKVNERAKIESERNAGRERQAALKVENDSLKADMNTLKDRIETLKSADGATCPLCGQELSKEHRKSTLKQLEEDGKQKGDAYRANQKEAADLAEQITNYELQITSLGSAENERVKYASEISQLTERLERLQSLAKDWESTGRKRLKDVEKALDGGKFAVDEQKQLAKLDKELAKLGYDASAHDEARGKERELREVENEYRELGSAKEVNRQIEGEIANLNEESRKWRDEVEEGQKQYDAASLALKEAEAGAPNLDEAERELFRLREEENRARGELGGAQQRVDVLKSQRARKANYEKEREEFQKQIARHRTLEQAFGKNGVPALLIEQALPQIEEKANELLDRLSDGNMSIRFVTQSEYKDKKREDLRETLDIQISDAAGIRSYEMYSGGEAFRVNFAIRLALSEILAQRKGARLQTLVIDEGFGSQDTLGRQRLVEAINLVKNDFAKILVITHLEELKDAFPTRIEVEKTERGSTLQII; from the coding sequence ATGATCCCCCTCCATCTCCGCATCTCAGGTTTTCTTTCTTATCGCGATCCCGTTGAATTGGATTTCAACTCGTTCGATCTTGCGTGCATCTCCGGGCACAACGGCGCGGGGAAGTCGTCGCTGTTGGATGCAATCACGTGGAGTCTGTTCGGCGAGGCGCGCGGCAAAAGCAGTGACGTGATCAACCTGCACGCGGATGTGAAAGCCGCCGAGGTGATCCTCACGTTCAAGCATGAAGACAACACCTATCGCGTGCAACGGTCGTTGCCGAGAGGAAAGAGTACGGTATTGGAGTTTCAGATACTGGACGATGGACGATGGACGATAGACCAAGAAGGGAAGTCAAATGTCAAAGGTCAATCGTCCATGGTCAACGGGACATGGAAACCTCTCACCGAAAAGACAACGCGCGACACGCAGGCGCGGATCGAACAGACGCTGCGGTTGGATTACGAGACGTTCGTCAACGCGTCATTTTTTTTGCAGGGGAAGGCGGATCAGTTCACGCAACAGAACGCGAGCAAACGCAAGGAAGTGCTGAGCAACATCCTTGGGCTTGAAATTTGGGATGAATATAAAAATCGCGCCGCCGAGAAACGCAAGGCAATTGAATCGGAGGTCGAAATCATTGACGGACGTGTGGCGGAGATCGACGCGGAACTCGCCGAAGAGGAGGCGCGAAAGATTCGGCTGGGGGAACTTCAATCGTCGCTGAAACAATTGTCGGCGGCGAGGGAGGCGCAAGAATCCGTGATGCAAAATCTAAAACGGAACGCGGCGCTGGTGGAGGAGCAACGCAAGATGACCTCCACGCTCGCGGCGGGACTCGAACGCTCACGCGCGGCTCTCGCATCGTTGGAGAGTCGACTCGCTGAGAAAGAATCGGATCGCGCCTCGTATGCCGACCTTGTGAATCGCGCAAAGGAAATCGAAGCGGAATATAAGGCGTGGCAAAAAGCGCGGAAAGAATTAGAGAATTGGGAGAAGACTGCGGCAGAGTTTCACGATCATCAAAAAGAGCGCGCGCCGTTGCAGGAAAGAATTTCGGTCGAAAAGGCGAAGTTGGAGGAGGAGCGACGGTCGTTGGCGGTGGAGGAAGAGGAGATCGGTAATCAGTTATCAGTGAACAGTGAGTTGAAAAGCGGGATCGAGAAAACTCAAAAACTGTTGGGCGAATCGGAGGCAAAGGTCAATGAACGCGCCAAGATTGAAAGCGAACGCAACGCGGGACGCGAGAGGCAAGCCGCGTTGAAAGTGGAAAACGATTCGCTCAAAGCGGACATGAATACGTTGAAAGATCGAATCGAAACGCTCAAATCGGCAGACGGCGCGACTTGCCCTTTATGCGGGCAGGAGTTGAGCAAGGAACATCGCAAGTCCACGCTTAAGCAGTTGGAAGAAGACGGCAAACAAAAAGGTGACGCGTATCGCGCGAATCAAAAAGAAGCGGCTGACCTTGCCGAACAAATTACCAATTACGAATTACAAATTACTTCCCTTGGCTCCGCCGAAAACGAGCGCGTGAAATATGCAAGCGAAATCTCGCAACTCACTGAGCGATTGGAACGGTTGCAATCGTTGGCAAAAGATTGGGAATCCACTGGCAGGAAGCGGTTGAAGGATGTGGAGAAAGCATTGGATGGCGGCAAGTTCGCGGTGGATGAACAAAAGCAACTCGCCAAACTGGATAAGGAATTAGCCAAACTTGGCTACGACGCGTCGGCGCACGATGAAGCGCGAGGAAAAGAACGAGAATTAAGAGAAGTGGAGAATGAATATCGCGAACTCGGCTCGGCGAAGGAAGTGAACAGGCAGATCGAGGGTGAGATTGCGAATCTGAATGAGGAAAGTAGAAAGTGGAGAGATGAAGTTGAGGAGGGGCAAAAGCAATACGATGCTGCATCGTTGGCTTTGAAAGAGGCGGAAGCGGGCGCGCCGAATCTCGATGAAGCGGAGCGCGAGTTGTTCCGATTACGTGAAGAGGAAAACCGCGCGCGGGGCGAACTCGGCGGGGCGCAACAACGCGTGGATGTGTTGAAGAGTCAACGCGCGCGCAAAGCGAACTATGAAAAAGAGCGCGAAGAATTCCAAAAGCAGATCGCGCGGCATCGGACGCTCGAACAAGCCTTCGGCAAGAACGGAGTCCCCGCCTTGTTGATCGAGCAGGCATTGCCGCAGATCGAAGAGAAGGCAAACGAGTTGCTAGATCGTCTATCCGATGGGAACATGTCCATTCGGTTTGTGACGCAGTCGGAATACAAAGATAAGAAGCGCGAGGATTTGAGGGAAACGCTCGATATTCAGATCAGCGATGCGGCGGGCATCCGCAGTTATGAGATGTACTCGGGCGGCGAGGCGTTCCGCGTCAACTTTGCGATTCGGCTCGCGCTGTCGGAAATCCTTGCCCAGCGGAAGGGCGCGCGCTTGCAAACGCTGGTCATTGACGAGGGCTTCGGCTCGCAAGACACGCTGGGACGTCAGCGGTTGGTCGAGGCGATCAATCTGGTGAAGAATGATTTTGCCAAGATTCTCGTCATCACACATCTCGAAGAATTGAAGGACGCGTTTCCGACGAGAATCGAGGTCGAGAAGACCGAACGAGGTTCGACGTTACAAATTATTTAA
- a CDS encoding M42 family peptidase — MTDILPFLKTLISSSGISGNETPVAKLIEEKWRPLVDETRLSRVGSLHGLKRGSGKKHPSIMIATHMDAIGMRVSHIVDGFLRITNVGGIDVHVLPGAEVTIHASSGADLPAVIAMPPSRLLPESAGDGALEIGYLLVDTGLTPREVERKVKVGDLVSFANEPMELAGDILSGHTVDNRASVAALTVCLEELQSKPHVWDVWAVATVQEETSYLGAYTSAFEIRPQIAIAVDGTFAKGPGANGWQTHTMGKGVGLCLGPNIHPFLHKKLKELAERLEIPWFFDVTAGHSGTDAYPMQVTAEGIPTALVEFPIRYMHTPVESVAVKDIQRAGRLLAEFISSLEENFVETITWDD, encoded by the coding sequence ATGACCGATATTCTTCCATTCCTAAAAACATTAATCTCCTCTTCGGGAATCTCAGGCAATGAGACTCCTGTTGCGAAACTCATCGAAGAAAAGTGGCGCCCGCTCGTGGACGAAACGCGCCTCAGCCGCGTCGGCTCACTGCATGGACTCAAACGCGGTTCAGGCAAGAAACATCCCTCGATCATGATCGCCACACACATGGACGCGATCGGCATGAGGGTGAGTCACATCGTGGATGGATTCCTCCGCATCACCAACGTGGGCGGGATCGATGTGCATGTGTTACCGGGCGCGGAAGTAACGATTCACGCCTCGAGTGGGGCTGACTTGCCTGCGGTCATCGCGATGCCCCCTTCGAGATTGCTCCCCGAATCCGCTGGCGACGGCGCGCTCGAGATCGGCTACCTGCTCGTGGACACGGGTTTGACTCCGCGCGAGGTGGAGAGAAAAGTCAAAGTGGGCGACCTGGTCTCCTTCGCGAATGAACCGATGGAACTCGCTGGCGACATCCTCTCAGGGCACACAGTTGACAATCGCGCCTCCGTCGCCGCGTTGACAGTCTGCCTGGAGGAGTTGCAATCGAAGCCGCACGTGTGGGATGTGTGGGCAGTGGCAACCGTGCAGGAAGAGACGAGTTATCTCGGCGCGTACACGTCTGCGTTTGAGATTCGACCGCAAATTGCGATTGCTGTGGACGGCACATTCGCCAAAGGACCCGGAGCGAACGGTTGGCAGACTCACACGATGGGCAAAGGTGTGGGCTTGTGTCTCGGACCGAACATACACCCGTTCTTGCACAAGAAACTCAAAGAACTCGCCGAGCGACTCGAGATCCCATGGTTTTTCGATGTTACCGCCGGTCACTCAGGCACTGATGCCTACCCGATGCAAGTCACCGCCGAAGGGATTCCCACCGCGCTGGTCGAGTTCCCCATCCGTTACATGCACACGCCTGTGGAGTCTGTCGCCGTCAAAGACATCCAACGCGCGGGGCGCTTGCTCGCCGAATTTATTTCTTCGCTTGAAGAAAATTTTGTAGAAACAATAACTTGGGACGATTAA